A region of Centropristis striata isolate RG_2023a ecotype Rhode Island chromosome 17, C.striata_1.0, whole genome shotgun sequence DNA encodes the following proteins:
- the sf1 gene encoding splicing factor 1 isoform X1, with the protein MATGANATPLGKLHPSIGAKRGFDAGPGAGNGLMPTPGPPAAFPALQAFQPAMPSAAFPQPHQFNPGTSFAAQAPQPAAGGGLAKADFNQKKSRKKSRWSSETPDQKTVIPGMPTVIPPGLTRDQERAYIVQLQIEDLTRKLRTGDLGIPVNPEDRSPSPEPIYNSEGKRLNTREYRTRKKIEEERHSLITEMVGLNPDFKPPADYKPPATRVNDKVMIPQDEYPEINFVGLLIGPRGNTLKNIEKECCAKIMIRGKGSVKEGKVGRKDGQMLPGEDEPLHALVTANTMENVKKAVEQIRNILKQGIETPEDQNDLRKMQLRELARLNGTLREDDNRILRPWQNSEPRSITNTTLCTKCGGAGHISSDCKYTSTFAAHRATGGEPPQSAQDKARMDKEYLSLMAELGEAPVPTSGGGHSSNQGGGPRSSAPNNNQPPPQNRPPWMSSGPTENRNFHGMHGGPGGPGGPHSFPPPMPSMGGPPMPPNPNGLPPPWMQPPPPPMGQGPGPHAHPMGLLPPPMGMMPPPPPPPSNQPPPPPSGPLPPWQQQAPPPPPTSSMATSTPLPWQQNTTTTSSPGTGTLPPWQQPQQPAASGAQPPPPMGTPSMVPPPPGVQPPLPPGAPPPPPPPPPGSTGMMYAPPPPPPPMDPSNFVTMMGMGVPGMPPFGMPPAPPPPPPQN; encoded by the exons ATGGCCACGGGCGCAAACGCAACTCCTTTGGGGAAGTTGCACCCCAGTATTGGCGCAAAACGCGGGTTTGACGCCGGGCCTGGAGCGGGGAACGGGCTGATGCCGACGCCGGGGCCGCCTGCAGCCTTCCCGGCTCTACAAGCCTTCCAGCCCGCCATGCCGAGCGCAGCTTTCCCGCAGCCACATCAGTTCAATCCCGGGACAAGTTTTGCGGCACAGGCCCCACAACCAGCAGCGGGAGGCGGACTGGCCAAAGCAG ATTTCAATCAGAAGAAATCAAGAAAGAAGAGTCGTTGGAGCAGCGAGACGCCTGATCAGAAGACGGTCATACCGGGCATGCCCACTGTCATTCCCCCCGGACTGACCCGGGATCAGGAGAGAGCCTATATAG TCCAACTGCAGATTGAAGACCTGACTCGTAAACTGCGTACAGGAGACCTGGGAATCCCTGTTAACCCTGAGGACAG GTCTCCCTCTCCTGAGCCCATCTACAACAGCGAGGGCAAGAGGTTAAACACTCGTGAGTATCGCACACGAAAGAAGATTGAGGAGGAGCGCCACTCCCTCATCACTGAAATGGTTGGACTCAATCCTGACTTCAAGCCTCCTGCAGACTACAA ACCTCCAGCCACTAGAGTCAACGACAAAGTTATGATCCCCCAAGATGAATACCCTGAAATCAACTTTGTTGGTCTGCTGATTGGGCCACG TGGTAATACGCTGAAGAATATTGAGAAGGAATGCTGCGCCAAGATCATGATCCGGGGGAAAGGCTCTGTGAAGGAAGGGAAGGTAGGCCGCAAGGATGGACAGATGCTGCCGGGGGAAGATGAGCCTCTGCATGCCCTGGTCACCGCAAACACAATGGAGAACGTCAAGAAAGCTGTGGAGCAG ATCCGCAACATTCTGAAGCAAGGCATCGAAACACCTGAGGATCAGAACGACCTACGAAAGATGCAGCTGAGGGAGCTGGCCAGACTCAACGGCACACTGAGGGAAGACGACAACAG GATCCTTCGTCCTTGGCAGAACTCTGAGCCACGCAGCATCACCAACACCACCCTCTGTACCAAGTGTGGTGGAGCAGGCCACATCTCCTCTGACTGCAAGTACACCAG CACATTCGCTGCCCACAGAGCGACGGGGGGTGAGCCTCCTCAGTCAGCCCAGGACAAGGCTCGCATGGACAAGGAGTATCTGTCCCTGATGGCCGAGCTAGGGGAGGCCCCGGTCCCCACATCTGGTGGAGGACACTCCAGCAACCAGGGAGGAGGGCCCCGGTCCTCGGCACCCAACAATAACCAGCCACCACCG CAGAACCGGCCTCCTTGGATGAGCTCCGGTCCCACTGAGAACAGGAACTTCCACGGCATGCATGGAGGGCCTGGTGGCCCCGGAGGACCCCACAGCTTCCCTCCGCCCATGCCCAGCATGGGAGGACCCCCTATGCCCCCCAACCCCAACGGCCTGCCTCCCCCCTGGATGcagccccctcctcctcccatgGGCCAGGGGCCAGGGCCTCATGCACACCCCATGG GTCTGCTGCCACCTCCAATGGGCATGATGCCACCTCCACCCCCTCCCCCCAGCAACCAGCCGCCCCCTCCCCCCTCAGGTCCCTTGCCACCATGGCAACAGCAGGCTCCACCTCCCCCTCCAACAAGCAGCATGGCAACCAGTACACCACTACCCTGGCAACAGA ATACCACCACCACGTCTAGCCCTGGCACCGGCACCCTGCCTCCATGGCAACAGCCCCAGCAGCCTGCTGCCTCTGGAGCCCAGCCCCCACCACCCATGGGTACCCCGTCCATGGTGCCCCCCCCTCCTGGCGTCCAGCCCCCACTGCCCCCAGgtgcccctcctcctccccctccaccaccaccaggcTCAACTGGCATGATGTACGCCCCTCCACCACCCCCGCCACCAATGGACCCTTCCAACTTTGTCACCATGATGGGGATGGGGGTGCCGGGCATGCCCCCCTTCGGCATGCCTCCTGCCCCCCCACCTCCCCCCCCTCAGAATTAA
- the LOC131989823 gene encoding RNA-binding protein 4.1-like → MVKIFIGNLACNATPEELRDLFEKYGKVSECDIVKNYGFVHMSNMSEAEEAIQNLHQHQLHGWRMNVEISKGRPKSTTKLHVSNLGEGVNTELLRAKFEEFGTVVECDIVKDYAFIHMERMEDAMDAISKLDNTAFKGKLMSVHLSTSRLRTAPGMGDHTGCYVCGKHGHWSKDCPVGRNGSHGEGTRGRSNRAPPRGPPGYGRGSYGMASPPEADYMGGSAYSRASYVGGLPPPPRRPSGYSAELGDRYASRAAYGDRSSAYDRDRLYSSVDYYEKYRARPYGSSYFEDRRMSYLPPPPPPPPPPASLSKLSSSLDAYDRRSSAAAAAAYYARDRSPIRRVPVSSPGYGYERTRLSPVSGSRSSYAVPRPKDHYAPRYAPY, encoded by the exons ATGGTGAAAATTTTTATTGGCAACCTTGCCTGCAATGCCACACCTGAGGAGCTGCGCGACCTCTTCGAGAAGTATGGAAAGGTCTCTGAATGTGACATTGTCAAAAACTATGGTTTTGTACACATGAGCAACATGTCTGAAGCAGAGGAGGCGATTCAAAACCTCCACCAGCACCAGCTGCATGGCTGGCGTATGAATGTGGAGATCAGCAAAGGGAGGCCCAAGTCCACCACCAAACTGCATGTCAGTAACCTGGGTGAAGGGGTCAACACGGAGCTTCTGCGGGCTAAGTTTGAAGAGTTTGGCACAGTAGTGGAGTGTGACATAGTGAAGGACTATGCCTTCATCCATATGGAGCGGATGGAGGATGCCATGGATGCCATCAGTAAGCTGGATAACACCGCCTTCAAAG GCAAGCTGATGAGCGTTCATCTGTCCACCAGTCGGCTACGCACTGCCCCAGGAATGGGAGATCATACCGGCTGCTATGTCTGCGGGAAACATGGTCACTGGTCGAAAGATTGTCCAGTCGGCCGGAACGGTAGCCACGGCGAAGGCACAAGAGGTCGCAGCAACCGGGCCCCCCCACGCGGTCCTCCGGGTTACGGCAGGGGCAGCTACGGGATGGCCTCACCTCCAGAAGCTGATTACATGGGCGGCTCTGCGTATAGTCGGGCTAGTTACGTAGGTGGGTTGCCGCCTCCCCCTCGTAGGCCTAGTGGCTACAGCGCTGAGCTGGGGGATAGGTACGCCAGCAGAGCAGCCTATGGGGACAGGTCATCAGCTTATGATCGGGACCGTCTCTATAGCAGTGTTGACTATTATGAGAAGTACAGAGCCCGCCCTTACGGCTCAAGCTATTTCGAGGATCGTCGTATGTCCTatctcccccctcctccacctcctccacctcccccagCCTCCCTCTCAAAGCTCTCCTCCAGTTTAGATGCATATGACCGTCGGTCATCAGCCGCCGCAGCTGCCGCATACTATGCACGAGACCGCAGCCCGATCAGACGAGTACCGGTGTCCTCGCCAGGCTACGGCTATGAGCGAACACGGCTGTCACCGGTGTCCGGCTCCAGGAGCTCCTACGCTGTCCCACGACCCAAGGATCATTACGCGCCACGCTATGCGCCTTACTAA
- the rbm4.1 gene encoding RNA-binding protein 4.1, with the protein MVKIFIGNLSPDTTSDELRSLFSQYGKIGECSIVKNFGFVHMDNKAEAEEAISNLHHYELNGQPMNVELSRGKSKGSTKLHVGNIACTNQELRAKFEEFGSVLECDIVKNYAFVHMDRMEDAMEAINQLDNTAFKGKLMSVKLSTSRLRTAPGMGDRSGCYRCGQEGHWSKECPLDQNGYHRNGSEPNSDGYEASRFDGRARNRAYHPDFSGEPDYGGGYAPVHGFSRGSGHSSSMAGYRRGSGYESSMRYGPHPGYGISAAAEHSMARMYGSEAAYRSNGSLYGAVPPYPMRRSPYEERDPYGVVDYYEKYRANSYGGSYFEERRAAPLPAPSASSSTALMRERLPPSSLDPYECPPLPPPPAPVSSYYARDRSPIRRVPVEADGYAYERSRLSPVPPLPRSSTYEHPRDPGADRARYTY; encoded by the exons ATGGTGAAAATCTTCATCGGGAACTTGTCACCAGACACTACATCAGATGAACTCCGCTCTCTCTTCTCCCAATATGGCAAGATTGGAGAATGCAGTATTGTCAAGAACTTTGGCTTTGTGCACATGGATAACAAAGCGGAGGCGGAAGAAGCCATCAGTAACCTCCACCACTATGAGCTAAATGGCCAGCCTATGAACGTAGAATTAAGCCGGGGCAAGTCAAAAGGATCCACTAAACTACATGTTGGCAACATTGCCTGCACCAACCAGGAGCTGAGGGCCAAGTTTGAAGAGTTTGGCTCTGTATTGGAGTGTGACATAGTAAAAAATTATGCATTTGTTCACATGGATCGAATGGAGGATGCCATGGAGGCCATTAATCAGTTAGACAACACTGCTTTTAAAG gcaAACTGATGAGCGTGAAGCTTTCGACTAGCCGCCTGCGTACTGCGCCGGGAATGGGAGACAGATCGGGTTGTTATCGTTGCGGGCAAGAAGGCCACTGGTCCAAAGAATGCCCTCTAGACCAAAATGGCTACCACAGAAACGGCTCAGAGCCAAACTCTGATGGATACGAAGCATCGAGATTTGACGGGCGTGCTCGCAACAGGGCTTATCATCCAGACTTCAGTGGCGAGCCAGATTACGGTGGCGGCTACGCTCCTGTACATGGTTTTTCCCGGGGTTCTggtcacagcagcagcatggcAGGGTACAGAAGGGGTTCGGGCTATGAGAGTTCGATGAGATACGGGCCGCACCCAGGTTACGGCATAAGCGCTGCTGCAGAACATAGCATGGCTCGGATGTATGGCAGTGAGGCGGCATACAGGAGCAACGGCTCGCTCTATGGCGCGGTACCACCCTACCCGATGCGACGGTCGCCTTATGAGGAAAGGGATCCGTATGGGGTGGTGGACTACTACGAGAAGTACAGGGCCAATTCTTACGGAGGCAGTTATTTCGAGGAACGTCGCGCCGCCCCCTTGCCTGCTCCATCAGCATCCTCCTCCACAGCTTTAATGAGGGAGCGTCTGCCGCCCTCTAGCCTCGACCCATACGAGtgccctcccctccctcctcctccagccccaGTCTCCTCATACTATGCACGTGACCGGAGTCCGATTCGGAGAGTTCCTGTCGAGGCAGATGGATACGCATATGAGCGCTCGCGCCTTTCCCCGGTGCCCCCCCTGCCAAGAAGTTCTACCTATGAACATCCGCGGGATCCGGGCGCTGATCGGGCACGATATACATATTAA
- the sf1 gene encoding splicing factor 1 isoform X2: MATGANATPLGKLHPSIGAKRGFDAGPGAGNGLMPTPGPPAAFPALQAFQPAMPSAAFPQPHQFNPGTSFAAQAPQPAAGGGLAKADFNQKKSRKKSRWSSETPDQKTVIPGMPTVIPPGLTRDQERAYIVQLQIEDLTRKLRTGDLGIPVNPEDRSPSPEPIYNSEGKRLNTREYRTRKKIEEERHSLITEMVGLNPDFKPPADYKPPATRVNDKVMIPQDEYPEINFVGLLIGPRGNTLKNIEKECCAKIMIRGKGSVKEGKVGRKDGQMLPGEDEPLHALVTANTMENVKKAVEQIRNILKQGIETPEDQNDLRKMQLRELARLNGTLREDDNRILRPWQNSEPRSITNTTLCTKCGGAGHISSDCKYTSTFAAHRATGGEPPQSAQDKARMDKEYLSLMAELGEAPVPTSGGGHSSNQGGGPRSSAPNNNQPPPNRPPWMSSGPTENRNFHGMHGGPGGPGGPHSFPPPMPSMGGPPMPPNPNGLPPPWMQPPPPPMGQGPGPHAHPMGLLPPPMGMMPPPPPPPSNQPPPPPSGPLPPWQQQAPPPPPTSSMATSTPLPWQQNTTTTSSPGTGTLPPWQQPQQPAASGAQPPPPMGTPSMVPPPPGVQPPLPPGAPPPPPPPPPGSTGMMYAPPPPPPPMDPSNFVTMMGMGVPGMPPFGMPPAPPPPPPQN, from the exons ATGGCCACGGGCGCAAACGCAACTCCTTTGGGGAAGTTGCACCCCAGTATTGGCGCAAAACGCGGGTTTGACGCCGGGCCTGGAGCGGGGAACGGGCTGATGCCGACGCCGGGGCCGCCTGCAGCCTTCCCGGCTCTACAAGCCTTCCAGCCCGCCATGCCGAGCGCAGCTTTCCCGCAGCCACATCAGTTCAATCCCGGGACAAGTTTTGCGGCACAGGCCCCACAACCAGCAGCGGGAGGCGGACTGGCCAAAGCAG ATTTCAATCAGAAGAAATCAAGAAAGAAGAGTCGTTGGAGCAGCGAGACGCCTGATCAGAAGACGGTCATACCGGGCATGCCCACTGTCATTCCCCCCGGACTGACCCGGGATCAGGAGAGAGCCTATATAG TCCAACTGCAGATTGAAGACCTGACTCGTAAACTGCGTACAGGAGACCTGGGAATCCCTGTTAACCCTGAGGACAG GTCTCCCTCTCCTGAGCCCATCTACAACAGCGAGGGCAAGAGGTTAAACACTCGTGAGTATCGCACACGAAAGAAGATTGAGGAGGAGCGCCACTCCCTCATCACTGAAATGGTTGGACTCAATCCTGACTTCAAGCCTCCTGCAGACTACAA ACCTCCAGCCACTAGAGTCAACGACAAAGTTATGATCCCCCAAGATGAATACCCTGAAATCAACTTTGTTGGTCTGCTGATTGGGCCACG TGGTAATACGCTGAAGAATATTGAGAAGGAATGCTGCGCCAAGATCATGATCCGGGGGAAAGGCTCTGTGAAGGAAGGGAAGGTAGGCCGCAAGGATGGACAGATGCTGCCGGGGGAAGATGAGCCTCTGCATGCCCTGGTCACCGCAAACACAATGGAGAACGTCAAGAAAGCTGTGGAGCAG ATCCGCAACATTCTGAAGCAAGGCATCGAAACACCTGAGGATCAGAACGACCTACGAAAGATGCAGCTGAGGGAGCTGGCCAGACTCAACGGCACACTGAGGGAAGACGACAACAG GATCCTTCGTCCTTGGCAGAACTCTGAGCCACGCAGCATCACCAACACCACCCTCTGTACCAAGTGTGGTGGAGCAGGCCACATCTCCTCTGACTGCAAGTACACCAG CACATTCGCTGCCCACAGAGCGACGGGGGGTGAGCCTCCTCAGTCAGCCCAGGACAAGGCTCGCATGGACAAGGAGTATCTGTCCCTGATGGCCGAGCTAGGGGAGGCCCCGGTCCCCACATCTGGTGGAGGACACTCCAGCAACCAGGGAGGAGGGCCCCGGTCCTCGGCACCCAACAATAACCAGCCACCACCG AACCGGCCTCCTTGGATGAGCTCCGGTCCCACTGAGAACAGGAACTTCCACGGCATGCATGGAGGGCCTGGTGGCCCCGGAGGACCCCACAGCTTCCCTCCGCCCATGCCCAGCATGGGAGGACCCCCTATGCCCCCCAACCCCAACGGCCTGCCTCCCCCCTGGATGcagccccctcctcctcccatgGGCCAGGGGCCAGGGCCTCATGCACACCCCATGG GTCTGCTGCCACCTCCAATGGGCATGATGCCACCTCCACCCCCTCCCCCCAGCAACCAGCCGCCCCCTCCCCCCTCAGGTCCCTTGCCACCATGGCAACAGCAGGCTCCACCTCCCCCTCCAACAAGCAGCATGGCAACCAGTACACCACTACCCTGGCAACAGA ATACCACCACCACGTCTAGCCCTGGCACCGGCACCCTGCCTCCATGGCAACAGCCCCAGCAGCCTGCTGCCTCTGGAGCCCAGCCCCCACCACCCATGGGTACCCCGTCCATGGTGCCCCCCCCTCCTGGCGTCCAGCCCCCACTGCCCCCAGgtgcccctcctcctccccctccaccaccaccaggcTCAACTGGCATGATGTACGCCCCTCCACCACCCCCGCCACCAATGGACCCTTCCAACTTTGTCACCATGATGGGGATGGGGGTGCCGGGCATGCCCCCCTTCGGCATGCCTCCTGCCCCCCCACCTCCCCCCCCTCAGAATTAA